One genomic segment of uncultured Desulfobacter sp. includes these proteins:
- a CDS encoding chemotaxis protein CheA has product MSYENIIEMTERLASELILSDPAEPDSIKTLLPILKSIHTQCKAQKLSSEAAQIMKARDIIDAIIKDGPQVKNNLFPKLDMIVSEFSARIKHMGQKENDALFNQKPSQSDGQTSNGKYKKLEEKLNELSMLIAGFCPDKNPDIEGIIRNVEDLINISANIDPSTFYDISKLCKRYMENMALGATCDTKPIEEGIVLLKSILSHLKRKEPFAFDYSDVLDLLEENLATNKQFDECVYEYSENESEAELEPEPEQDNTPEKLSDDDIEILTDFISEAEDNLNNIEVSLIELEQDPENTDIINDIFRPFHTIKGVSGFLSLGKINRLSHTTENLLDSARSGDFIITHSATDAILESVDLLKKLIGNVKQGLVIGYRQEDDHIDVDLLRDKLKKLQMSLTKGEKEPLGEILVRKKDLKKQDIDHALEIQKKNPEKKFGEILIETKKIDPVHIASALMEQSAGKKRMDSQVKVSTQKLDDLVDYAGELVIAQSMLRQQTMENPTLSQTVSQLGQIVNNMQNIAMSMRMIPIKATFMKMIRLVRDLSRKSGKKINLSMTGEETEIDRNVVDALYEPMVHMIRNACDHGIESVQERTEKNKPQQGKIDLRAYHKGGNIVIEIEDDGRGMDRESIFEKATATGLITGEEQMTDAQVFGLILSPGFSTAKQITDISGRGVGMDVVKDGIEKFRGHLNIESEKGVGSRFIISLPLTLAIIDGMLVRVDDEKYIIPTTAIQKAFRPGPGEYFTVEGKGEMVKDRGHLIPLIRLNEIYETSNHVKSVEQSLVVVVESKEERRAFLIDELLGKEEYVIKNLGGNMDAIRGIAGGAILADGKVGLILDVHGIFSIVSET; this is encoded by the coding sequence ATGTCTTATGAAAATATAATCGAAATGACAGAAAGGCTGGCATCAGAATTAATTTTATCCGATCCGGCTGAGCCGGACTCAATAAAGACGCTGTTGCCCATTCTCAAGAGCATACATACGCAATGCAAAGCGCAGAAGCTATCGTCAGAGGCTGCGCAAATTATGAAGGCCAGAGACATAATTGATGCTATAATAAAAGACGGGCCCCAGGTTAAAAACAATTTGTTTCCAAAACTTGACATGATTGTTTCGGAGTTCAGCGCAAGAATCAAACATATGGGTCAAAAAGAGAACGACGCGCTATTTAACCAAAAGCCGTCCCAATCCGATGGGCAAACTTCAAATGGCAAATACAAAAAGCTGGAGGAAAAATTAAATGAGCTTTCAATGCTTATCGCGGGTTTCTGTCCAGACAAAAACCCTGATATAGAAGGAATAATTCGTAATGTAGAAGATCTTATCAATATTTCTGCAAATATTGACCCTTCTACTTTTTATGATATTTCAAAATTATGTAAACGATATATGGAAAATATGGCTCTTGGCGCTACTTGTGACACAAAACCGATTGAAGAAGGAATTGTGTTATTAAAATCCATATTAAGTCATTTAAAAAGAAAAGAACCTTTTGCCTTTGATTATTCCGATGTTCTTGATCTTTTAGAAGAAAACCTTGCCACAAACAAACAATTTGATGAATGTGTTTATGAGTATTCGGAAAACGAGTCTGAAGCGGAACTTGAACCTGAACCTGAACAGGATAATACGCCTGAAAAATTGTCTGACGATGATATTGAAATCCTGACTGACTTTATATCAGAGGCAGAAGATAATCTGAACAACATCGAAGTGTCTCTAATTGAGTTGGAACAGGATCCGGAGAATACTGATATCATAAACGATATTTTCAGACCATTTCACACAATAAAAGGCGTTTCCGGTTTTTTATCTTTAGGTAAAATAAACCGACTGTCCCATACCACTGAAAACCTTTTGGACAGTGCCAGAAGCGGAGATTTTATCATTACTCATTCCGCTACGGATGCGATTCTTGAATCCGTTGATTTATTAAAAAAACTTATTGGTAATGTAAAACAGGGGCTTGTTATCGGTTATCGGCAAGAAGATGACCACATAGATGTAGATCTTTTGAGGGATAAGCTCAAAAAACTTCAGATGTCTTTAACCAAAGGTGAAAAAGAGCCTTTAGGTGAAATTCTTGTTAGAAAAAAGGATCTCAAAAAACAAGATATTGATCATGCACTGGAAATCCAGAAAAAAAATCCGGAAAAGAAATTTGGTGAAATTCTGATCGAAACGAAAAAAATCGATCCTGTTCATATTGCATCTGCGTTGATGGAACAATCAGCGGGTAAAAAAAGAATGGATTCTCAAGTTAAAGTCAGCACTCAGAAACTGGACGATCTTGTAGATTATGCCGGTGAACTGGTGATTGCACAATCTATGCTGCGACAACAAACTATGGAAAATCCCACCTTGAGCCAGACCGTTTCACAATTGGGTCAGATTGTAAACAATATGCAGAATATTGCCATGTCCATGCGTATGATACCCATTAAAGCCACATTTATGAAAATGATTCGCCTGGTAAGAGATTTGTCCCGGAAATCCGGCAAAAAAATCAACTTATCAATGACCGGAGAAGAAACCGAAATTGATAGAAATGTGGTGGATGCCCTTTATGAGCCCATGGTTCATATGATCAGAAATGCCTGTGATCACGGGATTGAATCCGTACAGGAGCGCACGGAAAAGAACAAACCCCAACAGGGAAAAATTGATCTTCGTGCCTATCATAAAGGCGGGAATATTGTCATTGAAATTGAGGACGACGGTAGGGGGATGGATAGGGAGAGTATATTTGAAAAGGCTACGGCTACCGGGCTGATTACGGGAGAGGAGCAGATGACGGATGCCCAGGTTTTTGGGCTAATTCTTTCGCCTGGATTCTCAACAGCAAAACAAATTACCGATATATCCGGACGGGGCGTTGGCATGGATGTGGTCAAAGATGGGATTGAAAAGTTTCGTGGTCATTTGAATATTGAATCCGAAAAGGGTGTTGGCTCTCGATTTATTATCAGTCTTCCTCTGACACTTGCGATTATCGACGGTATGCTGGTCAGGGTTGATGACGAAAAATATATTATACCCACCACTGCTATTCAAAAAGCATTCAGACCGGGACCAGGTGAATATTTCACAGTAGAAGGAAAAGGTGAGATGGTTAAAGATCGTGGCCATCTGATTCCTCTAATCCGATTAAATGAGATTTATGAAACAAGCAATCATGTTAAATCCGTGGAACAAAGTCTGGTTGTCGTTGTTGAGTCAAAGGAAGAAAGACGTGCTTTTTTGATTGATGAGCTTTTAGGCAAAGAAGAGTATGTCATTAAAAATCTGGGCGGAAATATGGATGCTATCCGAGGTATTGCCGGCGGTGCGATTCTGGCTGACGGAAAAGTCGGACTGATTCTGGATGTTCACGGCATCTTTTCCATTGTCTCGGAAACATAG
- a CDS encoding chemotaxis protein CheD produces MKQIVGVADMKVSNNPADALITYSLGSCIGLVIYDPVARVGGILHYMLPESAIDKEKAVKKPFMFADTGIPRLFKTAYTMGAKKPRIKIFVAGGAEILDQNGFFNIGKRNYMALKKMFFKNKVMIDKQEVGGSINRTVRIEIASGDIFLKTSGYKEVKI; encoded by the coding sequence ATGAAACAAATTGTCGGCGTTGCAGATATGAAAGTAAGCAACAATCCCGCAGATGCTTTGATCACCTATTCTCTTGGATCATGCATAGGACTGGTTATTTATGATCCGGTCGCAAGAGTCGGAGGGATTCTTCACTATATGCTCCCGGAATCCGCCATAGACAAAGAAAAAGCAGTCAAAAAACCATTTATGTTCGCAGATACCGGTATTCCGCGCCTGTTTAAAACAGCTTACACAATGGGCGCAAAGAAGCCCAGGATTAAAATATTTGTCGCAGGCGGTGCCGAAATTCTTGATCAAAATGGTTTTTTTAATATCGGAAAACGTAATTACATGGCGTTAAAAAAAATGTTCTTTAAGAACAAAGTGATGATTGATAAGCAGGAAGTAGGCGGGAGCATCAACCGGACGGTCCGAATTGAAATTGCATCGGGCGATATTTTCCTAAAAACCTCAGGATATAAAGAAGTTAAAATATGA
- a CDS encoding M20 family metallopeptidase, with translation MSDPLFRAIEGQYEQFVRDLETIVNIDSSSDLISGIEAVAAFFQKRLGAIGFEIRIKHFGDAGVPCLEAVNKPGDDSFDVMFLGHMDTVFPPGEVADRPFSISDNKAFGPGVCDMKGGLLVALHALEALHVAGLLNSLNVCVGFNGDEEIGSPASRTWVRRLAQKSRRVFVFEPCRPGYRFVLCRKGGGWFHVTAAGTAAHAGADPHKGANAVVELAHQVIAITGLNDPHTGTTAQVTVINGGDKINIIPALASASVDIRIEKLAQKERVETFFRDLPGKITVPGVTVSVEGSIDRPPMKPDSNTMALWEIIRKTAENIGIETDYIATGGYSDGNFTSAEGTPTIDGMGLVGSNYHRHDEYVELDAVVPMVRIIAGVCRAIIKHPFM, from the coding sequence ATGTCAGACCCATTGTTCAGAGCCATAGAAGGCCAATACGAACAGTTTGTTCGCGATCTTGAGACCATTGTCAATATCGATTCCAGCAGTGACCTTATTTCCGGCATTGAGGCCGTCGCAGCCTTTTTTCAAAAACGGCTGGGCGCTATAGGATTTGAGATCCGCATCAAACATTTTGGCGATGCAGGAGTTCCCTGCCTTGAGGCTGTCAATAAACCCGGAGACGATTCGTTTGATGTCATGTTTCTCGGGCACATGGATACTGTTTTTCCTCCTGGAGAAGTGGCGGATCGCCCCTTTTCCATAAGCGACAACAAGGCCTTCGGCCCTGGAGTCTGTGACATGAAAGGCGGACTTCTGGTAGCGTTGCATGCACTGGAGGCACTTCACGTGGCAGGCCTGCTCAATTCCCTTAACGTCTGTGTGGGTTTTAACGGGGACGAAGAAATAGGTTCCCCGGCTTCCAGAACCTGGGTTCGCAGGCTGGCGCAAAAGAGCCGCCGCGTCTTTGTATTCGAACCCTGTCGTCCCGGCTATCGATTTGTCCTTTGTCGTAAAGGTGGCGGCTGGTTCCATGTGACAGCCGCGGGCACAGCAGCCCATGCAGGCGCTGATCCCCACAAGGGAGCTAATGCGGTGGTGGAACTTGCCCACCAGGTAATTGCCATCACCGGTCTCAATGATCCCCACACAGGAACCACAGCCCAGGTCACTGTCATCAATGGTGGGGACAAGATTAATATTATTCCTGCCCTGGCATCTGCCTCTGTAGATATCCGTATCGAAAAACTGGCTCAAAAAGAACGGGTGGAGACGTTTTTCAGAGATCTGCCTGGCAAGATTACCGTACCTGGGGTTACCGTGTCTGTGGAGGGCTCCATTGATCGCCCTCCCATGAAGCCGGATTCCAATACCATGGCGTTGTGGGAGATCATCAGAAAAACAGCAGAAAATATCGGCATTGAAACAGATTATATTGCCACAGGAGGCTATTCAGACGGGAACTTCACTTCTGCAGAAGGAACGCCCACCATTGACGGCATGGGGCTGGTAGGCAGCAATTATCACAGACACGACGAATATGTGGAGTTGGATGCTGTTGTGCCCATGGTCCGGATCATTGCGGGTGTCTGTAGAGCCATCATTAAACATCCCTTCATGTAA
- a CDS encoding HDOD domain-containing protein — translation MTALDKMIREIKELTPMPAVANRLLEIIEEPDSSMHDIARIIQYDPVMTVDILKICNSAYSGLKMPAESIKDAVNMLGTEQIFELALVKSSAKVLSGRRRGYGLEQGDMWLYSVASAVIAKQVAMHLGLKNKSTIFTAALIKDIGKIILEKYVFKDFKKINTLVKKFGYSFREAEKKVLGIDHAEIGALIGKIWKFSPRMIKLIQHHHLRDESMMNDKEIAAVYLADCICMMVGNGVGADGLSYRFKDELMKIHSISHSDITGIMAEFGLKMHEVNVLLKMA, via the coding sequence ATGACAGCACTGGATAAAATGATTCGTGAGATAAAGGAGTTAACGCCGATGCCGGCCGTCGCTAACCGCCTGCTCGAAATTATCGAAGAGCCGGATAGTTCAATGCACGATATTGCCCGGATAATTCAGTATGACCCCGTCATGACAGTGGATATTCTTAAAATCTGCAACTCAGCATATTCGGGGTTAAAGATGCCTGCTGAGTCAATTAAAGATGCCGTGAATATGCTTGGCACAGAACAGATATTTGAATTGGCACTGGTAAAATCAAGCGCAAAAGTTCTTTCTGGACGTCGAAGAGGCTATGGTCTTGAACAGGGGGATATGTGGTTGTACTCAGTTGCTTCTGCCGTAATTGCCAAACAGGTTGCCATGCACTTGGGACTTAAGAACAAAAGTACAATTTTTACCGCTGCCCTGATCAAAGACATCGGTAAAATCATATTGGAAAAATATGTGTTCAAGGACTTTAAAAAAATTAATACGCTTGTAAAAAAATTTGGCTACAGTTTCAGAGAAGCGGAAAAGAAAGTACTGGGGATAGATCATGCGGAGATAGGTGCCTTGATTGGCAAAATATGGAAATTCAGCCCGCGGATGATCAAGCTTATTCAACATCACCATCTCAGAGATGAATCCATGATGAACGATAAAGAGATCGCAGCGGTATATCTGGCAGACTGCATTTGTATGATGGTGGGGAACGGCGTCGGGGCAGATGGGCTGTCGTATCGATTCAAGGATGAGTTAATGAAAATTCACAGCATCTCTCACTCAGATATAACCGGTATCATGGCCGAATTTGGCCTCAAGATGCATGAAGTGAACGTTTTATTAAAAATGGCTTAA
- a CDS encoding response regulator, whose product MSYSILIVDDSMPMRTVLKRSLEAAGYGGARILEASNGKEALTVMEGDWVDLIMTDYNMPEMDGLNFLKKVKTEAQFKEIPVVIISTEGNDSKIKEFMDTGAAGYITKPFTPEALRDLIASIIGEVDYEESIDESDDDFDF is encoded by the coding sequence ATGTCTTATTCAATATTGATTGTAGATGATTCAATGCCGATGAGGACCGTTTTAAAACGGTCTCTTGAAGCGGCGGGATACGGCGGTGCCAGGATACTTGAAGCCTCAAATGGTAAAGAAGCGTTAACGGTAATGGAAGGAGACTGGGTGGATTTGATTATGACCGACTACAACATGCCGGAAATGGATGGGCTCAATTTTTTAAAAAAAGTAAAGACCGAAGCACAGTTCAAGGAAATTCCAGTGGTTATCATTTCAACTGAAGGCAACGATTCAAAGATTAAAGAATTTATGGATACCGGTGCTGCCGGTTATATTACCAAGCCGTTTACCCCCGAGGCGCTCAGGGATTTAATTGCCAGTATAATTGGAGAGGTTGATTATGAAGAAAGTATTGATGAAAGCGATGACGACTTCGATTTCTGA
- a CDS encoding cupin: MKVLKLTETNEFNSGAMKRFFLVQTSEFFKIINFNLDAGVTFPVHSHDLDGELSIQVLEGKGWFLGENDTKIPANEGDILISEIREPHGVMADTKMRIIVTIAPPI; this comes from the coding sequence ATGAAAGTTTTAAAACTCACAGAAACCAACGAGTTTAACTCGGGCGCTATGAAGAGATTCTTTTTAGTTCAAACTTCAGAATTTTTCAAAATCATCAATTTTAACCTTGATGCCGGAGTGACGTTTCCGGTGCATTCACACGATTTGGACGGGGAATTGTCTATCCAGGTTCTTGAGGGAAAGGGATGGTTTCTGGGAGAAAATGATACAAAAATTCCAGCCAATGAAGGGGATATTCTGATTTCGGAAATCAGGGAACCCCACGGGGTGATGGCGGACACAAAAATGCGAATCATCGTCACCATTGCTCCGCCGATCTGA
- a CDS encoding methyl-accepting chemotaxis protein, giving the protein MMILSSLKLKIKLMVFGILLSVIPLILIFLISFFQDTQTEKIVQHETSNLAIENFENLVKGVYLTCKASQEQVQQAVNKSLNVAQDIMKQKGTVELSNETIEWQAVNQYTKEKQTLPLPKVTVGGEWIGKTDDMSEKSSIVDKVKSLVGGTCTIFQRLDEAGSMLRVATNVVKKDGKRAVGTYIPAINPDGKPNPVIKEVLNGKTFRGRAFVVDRWYITAYQPIYDNNKYIVGVLYVGIPQESFTSLRKAVMDTKVGKTGYVYVIDSKGNYVISHQGKKDGENIFAFQSKDGSFPIKNLIKTAHNLAENSVGSMRYKFDAKDGNGEMEKVIRMMYFKPWDWIIAAGLPVHEFDATNNKIKKISAQKTTFQFSIIVFVMILVSLIWYFLAKSITAPLIQGVSFAKTMAEGDFTKSLDVSRRDEIGSLSTSLNTMSASLQEMIRNIFQTTQTLTSSAEGLSSISKQITTNSKQSAQKANSVSESAEEMAANMNSVADRTGETTGNIQMIVSAAEEMSSTINEIANNTAKGSETTNAAVEAAKEVSRKVGELGKNASEISKVTETIADISEQTNLLALNATIEAARAGDAGKGFAVVAGEIKALAQQTAEATSEIGNKITAVQTTTNESVAAIDSIVTIINEINEIVITVATAIEEQSATTQEIANNVAQAAQGIQEVSESVSQTSTAAGEVTKEIAEVSQAANEMNAGSHQVENSAVELSKLAEQLNEMVGKFKI; this is encoded by the coding sequence ATGATGATCTTAAGCTCTTTGAAACTAAAAATAAAATTGATGGTTTTTGGTATTTTGCTTAGTGTTATACCTCTTATTTTAATTTTTCTGATTTCTTTTTTCCAGGATACTCAAACTGAAAAAATTGTGCAGCACGAAACCTCAAATTTGGCTATTGAAAATTTCGAGAATCTGGTTAAAGGAGTCTATTTGACCTGCAAGGCCAGTCAGGAACAGGTTCAACAAGCAGTCAACAAATCTTTAAATGTTGCTCAGGATATCATGAAGCAAAAGGGCACTGTAGAATTGTCCAATGAGACCATTGAATGGCAGGCTGTGAATCAATATACAAAAGAGAAACAAACACTTCCGCTTCCCAAGGTTACTGTCGGTGGGGAATGGATCGGAAAAACAGACGATATGTCAGAAAAATCGTCAATTGTTGATAAAGTCAAATCGTTGGTTGGGGGGACATGTACGATATTTCAACGCCTGGACGAAGCGGGAAGCATGTTGCGGGTTGCAACAAACGTCGTAAAAAAAGATGGGAAAAGAGCTGTAGGAACCTATATCCCCGCAATCAATCCTGACGGAAAACCAAATCCGGTCATCAAAGAGGTGCTCAATGGAAAAACATTCCGGGGCCGGGCTTTTGTCGTTGACAGATGGTACATCACCGCTTACCAACCGATATATGATAACAATAAGTATATTGTGGGCGTCCTCTATGTGGGTATTCCCCAGGAAAGCTTTACCAGCCTTAGAAAAGCGGTAATGGATACCAAAGTAGGTAAAACCGGATATGTTTATGTTATTGATTCAAAAGGGAATTATGTGATCTCACATCAAGGTAAAAAGGACGGAGAAAATATCTTTGCCTTTCAATCCAAAGATGGTTCCTTTCCAATCAAGAACCTGATTAAAACCGCACACAACTTGGCTGAAAACAGTGTCGGCTCAATGAGATACAAGTTCGATGCCAAAGACGGCAACGGCGAAATGGAAAAAGTGATAAGAATGATGTATTTCAAACCCTGGGACTGGATTATTGCCGCGGGATTACCGGTTCATGAATTTGATGCCACCAATAATAAAATAAAGAAGATTAGCGCCCAAAAAACAACATTTCAATTTTCAATCATTGTTTTTGTCATGATTCTCGTATCACTGATCTGGTATTTTCTTGCCAAAAGCATCACGGCACCACTGATTCAAGGTGTCTCGTTTGCAAAAACAATGGCAGAAGGAGATTTCACGAAATCTCTTGATGTCAGCCGGCGTGATGAAATTGGAAGCCTGTCAACATCTTTGAACACTATGTCAGCCAGCCTGCAAGAAATGATCCGGAATATTTTTCAAACAACTCAGACTTTGACATCTTCTGCCGAAGGGCTTTCATCTATTTCAAAACAGATTACCACAAATTCCAAACAATCCGCACAAAAAGCAAACAGTGTCTCTGAATCAGCAGAAGAAATGGCTGCAAATATGAATAGTGTTGCTGATAGAACTGGGGAGACCACTGGCAATATCCAGATGATTGTTTCTGCTGCAGAGGAGATGTCTTCCACCATAAATGAAATTGCAAATAACACAGCCAAGGGCAGTGAAACAACAAACGCAGCCGTTGAAGCGGCAAAAGAGGTTTCACGGAAAGTGGGTGAACTTGGAAAAAACGCATCTGAGATCAGTAAGGTAACGGAAACCATTGCCGATATTTCAGAGCAGACCAATCTCCTTGCCCTGAATGCTACAATTGAAGCTGCAAGAGCAGGTGACGCAGGCAAGGGTTTTGCCGTTGTTGCAGGAGAAATTAAAGCACTTGCCCAGCAGACAGCAGAAGCGACAAGTGAAATAGGTAACAAGATAACAGCTGTTCAAACAACAACAAATGAATCTGTTGCGGCAATTGATTCCATTGTAACCATCATCAATGAAATTAATGAAATTGTAATAACTGTCGCCACAGCAATTGAAGAACAATCTGCAACAACCCAGGAGATAGCAAATAATGTAGCCCAAGCTGCCCAAGGGATACAGGAAGTAAGTGAAAGCGTAAGCCAAACGTCTACCGCAGCAGGAGAAGTAACAAAAGAGATTGCCGAGGTAAGTCAGGCGGCCAATGAAATGAATGCCGGAAGCCATCAGGTAGAAAACAGTGCTGTGGAGCTATCAAAACTTGCAGAACAGCTAAACGAAATGGTTGGAAAATTTAAGATATAA
- a CDS encoding chemotaxis protein CheW, with product MNDQVDSMNKVVADMTIKTGKYLTFSLESEEYGIGILKVKEIIGMLPITSVPRTPKFVKGVINLRGKVIPVIDLRSKFDMKSISYNDRTCIIVVEINDSQSTVLIGIVVDTVSEVLHIKEDEIEETPAFGTKLDTRYILGMAKQDGGVKILLNIDKVLSSDEMAAIKNAS from the coding sequence ATGAATGATCAAGTTGACAGCATGAATAAAGTCGTCGCCGACATGACCATTAAAACAGGTAAATATCTAACGTTTTCATTAGAGTCAGAGGAGTACGGGATTGGTATTCTTAAAGTGAAAGAAATAATTGGTATGTTACCAATCACTTCGGTTCCCAGAACTCCGAAATTTGTCAAAGGCGTCATAAATTTGCGGGGAAAAGTAATCCCCGTAATTGATCTTCGGTCAAAGTTTGATATGAAATCAATTTCTTACAATGACAGAACCTGCATTATTGTGGTCGAAATCAATGATTCACAGTCCACTGTTCTAATCGGAATTGTGGTTGATACCGTCTCCGAAGTTTTACATATAAAAGAGGATGAAATTGAGGAAACCCCGGCTTTTGGTACGAAACTGGATACAAGATATATCCTTGGCATGGCCAAGCAGGATGGGGGCGTTAAAATCCTTTTGAATATAGATAAGGTCCTTTCGTCCGACGAAATGGCTGCTATTAAAAATGCTTCATAA
- a CDS encoding methyl-accepting chemotaxis protein, with protein sequence MKNVSLGLKITYGFAVLIVISVALGLMAVMNMQTVETKSKMLADEYIPEMAIAMELSDAANQVAFEMRGYGYTEDKKFYQLSQAAMDSVDMALQKARELDENSQNLKKLKAQINIASKAVEAYNVLIKQTVDTSAKIAANRLKLEESAQRYMSNSADFLTGQNAKFKADLNDRQQKIKLATDLVHIGSSVRVINFKAQATNDTELMKKAISQLDDVAGPLNYLRAIVNDAEDIQRLKSIQSAAQTYQKAIEQFMSNSNRGSLADERLLSRYRDQMDKNAGIYVSNCDAFLEGQHEKLTKDMLERNAKISLVNDIVTLGNQARIGTFKSQALRSPEVMNAALDNFPRIDRKFEELEKITRLLQDLKRIEEVKAASRDYQGAMKDFFQNWIMRQDLGVKRQEASNKVINACKTMVNAGIGATDVIAKDAVKALSSASFFMIIGLIGALIVGILCAFFITRSITKPINTIITGLNEGAVQVASASGQVSSSSQSMAEGASQQAASIEETSSSMEEMSSMTKKNAQNSNNADGLMKEANTVMNTAGRSMNELTQSMEDISKASEETSKIIKTIDEIAFQTNLLALNAAVEAARAGEAGAGFAVVADEVRNLAMRAADAAKDTAALIEDTVKKVNDGSGIVSSTSEAFSKVAESSAKVGSLISEISVASTEQSHGIEEVNNAITEMDRVVQQNAANAEESASAAEEMSAQAEQLKEYVDNLVVLVTGKRNSNRNLHNYQSVKPVYKSIPSKTNNKAKTRDHQLDSSRPDQIIPFDDDGTFEDF encoded by the coding sequence ATGAAAAACGTGAGTCTGGGATTAAAAATCACATATGGATTTGCAGTATTGATCGTCATTTCCGTTGCCCTTGGTTTAATGGCTGTTATGAACATGCAAACGGTAGAAACAAAAAGTAAAATGTTGGCCGATGAGTATATACCGGAGATGGCCATTGCCATGGAATTGAGTGATGCGGCTAACCAGGTGGCGTTTGAAATGAGAGGGTATGGGTATACGGAAGATAAAAAGTTTTACCAACTGAGCCAGGCGGCAATGGATTCTGTTGACATGGCCTTACAAAAGGCTCGCGAGTTAGATGAAAATTCTCAAAATCTAAAAAAATTGAAAGCTCAGATTAACATCGCCTCCAAAGCGGTTGAAGCGTATAATGTTCTGATAAAACAGACCGTTGATACCAGCGCCAAAATAGCTGCCAATAGACTTAAACTGGAGGAATCAGCCCAAAGGTATATGTCAAATTCAGCTGATTTTTTAACAGGTCAAAACGCAAAATTTAAAGCAGATCTGAATGACCGCCAGCAGAAGATCAAACTTGCCACAGATCTTGTTCATATCGGTTCCAGCGTCAGGGTCATCAACTTTAAAGCCCAGGCAACCAACGATACAGAACTTATGAAAAAAGCAATTTCGCAATTGGACGACGTTGCTGGACCGCTAAATTACTTAAGGGCTATAGTCAATGATGCAGAAGATATTCAAAGGCTTAAATCAATTCAATCTGCGGCTCAAACTTATCAAAAAGCGATCGAGCAATTTATGAGTAACTCTAATCGCGGCAGCCTGGCAGACGAAAGGCTGCTGAGCAGGTACCGGGACCAGATGGATAAAAATGCCGGGATTTATGTGTCCAACTGCGATGCGTTTCTTGAAGGGCAGCACGAAAAGTTAACTAAAGATATGTTGGAAAGAAATGCGAAGATTTCCCTGGTGAACGATATTGTTACTCTTGGAAATCAGGCACGAATAGGGACCTTTAAATCCCAGGCATTAAGAAGCCCTGAAGTCATGAATGCCGCCTTGGACAATTTTCCACGAATAGATCGCAAGTTTGAAGAATTGGAAAAAATCACACGATTGCTTCAAGACTTAAAGCGAATAGAGGAGGTTAAGGCGGCTAGTCGAGACTACCAGGGGGCTATGAAGGATTTTTTTCAAAACTGGATTATGAGGCAGGACCTGGGGGTTAAACGCCAGGAGGCCAGTAACAAAGTTATCAATGCATGTAAAACTATGGTAAATGCCGGAATTGGCGCAACCGACGTTATTGCCAAGGATGCTGTAAAGGCGCTTTCAAGTGCATCTTTCTTCATGATTATCGGATTGATCGGCGCCCTTATCGTCGGTATTCTTTGCGCATTTTTTATTACACGCAGCATTACCAAACCGATTAACACGATCATTACCGGTCTTAACGAAGGTGCGGTGCAGGTGGCTTCGGCATCCGGGCAGGTTTCCTCTTCCAGCCAGTCCATGGCAGAAGGTGCATCACAACAGGCAGCATCCATTGAGGAAACATCTTCATCCATGGAAGAGATGTCCTCCATGACCAAGAAAAATGCCCAGAATTCAAATAATGCCGACGGATTGATGAAAGAGGCGAATACCGTTATGAATACTGCCGGCCGGTCCATGAATGAATTAACACAGTCCATGGAGGATATTTCCAAGGCTTCCGAGGAAACTTCTAAAATAATAAAAACCATTGATGAAATTGCTTTTCAGACAAACCTGCTCGCTTTGAATGCCGCCGTGGAAGCCGCCCGTGCCGGTGAAGCAGGTGCCGGTTTTGCCGTCGTTGCCGATGAGGTCAGAAATCTGGCAATGCGGGCGGCAGATGCTGCCAAAGATACAGCAGCGCTCATAGAAGATACGGTCAAAAAAGTAAACGATGGTTCCGGCATCGTATCTTCAACCAGTGAGGCGTTTTCCAAGGTGGCGGAAAGCTCTGCCAAAGTCGGATCTCTGATTTCAGAAATTTCTGTGGCATCGACCGAACAATCCCATGGTATTGAAGAGGTCAACAATGCCATCACTGAGATGGACCGGGTTGTCCAGCAAAATGCTGCCAATGCAGAAGAGTCAGCCTCTGCGGCAGAAGAGATGAGTGCCCAGGCCGAACAACTTAAAGAGTATGTTGATAACCTTGTGGTGCTTGTTACCGGTAAAAGGAATTCCAATCGCAACCTGCACAATTATCAATCTGTTAAACCGGTGTACAAAAGCATCCCAAGCAAAACAAATAATAAAGCAAAAACCAGGGACCATCAATTGGATTCAAGTCGTCCGGATCAAATCATCCCGTTTGATGACGACGGAACCTTTGAAGACTTTTAA